One stretch of Roseimicrobium sp. ORNL1 DNA includes these proteins:
- a CDS encoding MauE/DoxX family redox-associated membrane protein → MKLREISVWIARLIVGGLFTYAGVMKLLNPASFSSSLAGFGILPVGIISPLALGLPVVEIFFGIAVLAVPALRRAGTIGLVCLLLTFITVLSWATIAGKKMECSCFGSDSFLEFGGTVGALVRNLVMVTMVTYLLVHGYKSERLRS, encoded by the coding sequence ATGAAACTCCGAGAAATTTCCGTGTGGATTGCTCGTCTCATCGTGGGTGGCTTGTTCACCTATGCAGGGGTAATGAAGTTGTTAAACCCCGCCTCTTTCAGCAGTTCGCTGGCCGGATTCGGGATCCTTCCGGTCGGGATCATCTCTCCCCTGGCGCTCGGTCTTCCTGTGGTGGAAATCTTCTTTGGCATCGCAGTGCTCGCGGTTCCAGCCCTTCGAAGAGCTGGAACTATTGGCCTTGTCTGTCTGCTGTTGACTTTCATTACTGTACTGAGTTGGGCCACCATCGCCGGCAAGAAGATGGAGTGTTCGTGTTTTGGGTCCGATTCCTTCTTGGAGTTTGGTGGAACCGTCGGTGCCCTTGTGAGAAATCTAGTAATGGTCACGATGGTGACTTATCTCCTTGTTCATGGGTACAAATCCGAAAGGTTGCGTTCCTAG
- a CDS encoding HTTM domain-containing protein, producing the protein MSIGNRYTTPKFSLSIDTRSLACFRIALGLIIATDMLLRLADVRAHYSDDGLWPRAEAFKQIGATPWLWSFQLLDGSVFFNALMLLLTCASGFWLAVGWRTRLALPCCLLLVTSVQNRLPGVNMGADTLISVLLFWSLFLPGMAWRQARLRSPGHTITGWPSRALLLQICLMYWATALFKSDPVWREEGSAVQLAIAIESFQKPLAASALQFPSFLQFLTAATLWLEELGPIIALLGNRYWIARTLAVFAFQFFHLAGIGLTMRLGIFPWTCGAAWLLFLPGPFWDWLASKLGATLRVPRTTNSQFPTPKELRSSYFDLCSPVLVCVFLFYIVWWNAATLYPTWLSKSFPASFKIPGHWIGLSQNWQFFAPRPATRDGWYVGRAVLEDGRIVDPLHGGVPVSWEHPRSGIASEFKNARWHKHLHGMFLVRSGPFIRAYAEYAVREWNNNHTTKVRSFELFYMLRDHYHPEDGTRRVKVYPFNDEGSKGGIHFEGDLRWEQEQEAAGKKAQQ; encoded by the coding sequence ATGTCGATCGGAAACCGTTATACAACCCCTAAATTTTCCTTAAGCATCGACACCAGATCCCTAGCGTGCTTTCGCATTGCCTTGGGGCTGATTATCGCCACTGACATGCTGCTTCGTCTGGCCGATGTGCGAGCCCATTATTCGGACGACGGGCTCTGGCCCCGAGCAGAAGCTTTCAAGCAGATTGGTGCGACCCCATGGCTGTGGTCATTTCAGCTTCTCGATGGCAGTGTGTTCTTCAACGCCTTGATGCTGCTGCTTACCTGTGCCTCAGGGTTCTGGCTGGCGGTCGGATGGCGCACACGCCTGGCGCTTCCATGCTGCCTACTGCTCGTCACTTCAGTGCAGAACCGCCTTCCTGGAGTGAATATGGGTGCGGACACACTTATTAGTGTCCTGCTGTTTTGGAGTTTGTTTCTCCCTGGTATGGCGTGGAGGCAGGCTCGATTGCGCTCGCCGGGTCACACCATCACTGGCTGGCCCTCTCGAGCGCTGCTGTTGCAAATTTGCCTCATGTACTGGGCGACCGCACTTTTCAAAAGCGATCCCGTATGGAGAGAAGAGGGCTCTGCCGTTCAACTTGCCATTGCAATCGAGTCGTTTCAAAAACCGCTGGCAGCATCAGCCCTTCAATTTCCATCGTTCCTGCAGTTCCTGACCGCAGCAACCCTTTGGCTGGAAGAACTGGGCCCCATCATCGCCTTGCTTGGCAACCGCTACTGGATAGCGAGGACACTCGCTGTGTTTGCCTTCCAATTCTTCCATCTAGCGGGCATTGGATTGACCATGCGACTCGGGATTTTCCCCTGGACATGCGGCGCCGCTTGGCTCCTCTTCCTGCCGGGTCCTTTTTGGGATTGGCTTGCATCCAAGCTTGGCGCGACTTTGAGAGTTCCGAGAACAACCAACAGCCAATTTCCTACCCCTAAGGAATTGCGGAGCTCATACTTTGACCTGTGTTCTCCTGTGTTGGTTTGCGTATTTCTGTTCTACATCGTATGGTGGAATGCCGCCACGCTCTATCCAACATGGCTTTCAAAAAGCTTTCCCGCCTCGTTCAAAATCCCAGGCCACTGGATCGGTCTCTCCCAGAATTGGCAGTTTTTCGCACCTCGTCCGGCGACCCGCGATGGCTGGTATGTAGGTCGGGCGGTTCTTGAAGATGGCAGGATAGTCGACCCTCTGCATGGAGGAGTTCCAGTGTCCTGGGAGCATCCTCGTTCAGGCATAGCCTCGGAATTCAAAAATGCGCGTTGGCACAAACATCTTCACGGGATGTTTCTTGTCCGTTCCGGTCCATTCATTCGCGCGTACGCAGAATATGCTGTACGCGAGTGGAACAACAACCACACAACGAAAGTCCGCAGCTTCGAACTCTTCTACATGCTACGCGACCATTATCATCCGGAGGATGGGACTCGCCGGGTGAAAGTCTATCCCTTCAATGACGAAGGTTCGAAAGGCGGCATTCACTTTGAGGGAGATTTGCGCTGGGAGCAGGAACAAGAAGCTGCCGGCAAGAAGGCTCAGCAATAA
- a CDS encoding arsenate reductase ArsC: MSEPTILILCTGNSCRSHLAEGILREALGAGYQVRSAGSKPAGYVHPLAIKAMAEIGIDISTHHSKHLDTFLNGDVETVITVCGNADQVCPMFPGQVNRHHFPFDDPAHATGTEEEQFQVFRRVRDEIRAVFSAYAAGRQDAVKARR; the protein is encoded by the coding sequence ATGTCCGAACCCACCATCCTCATTCTCTGCACAGGCAATAGCTGCCGTTCCCACCTTGCGGAAGGCATCTTGCGGGAGGCGCTGGGCGCGGGCTACCAGGTCCGCAGTGCTGGGTCCAAGCCTGCCGGCTACGTGCACCCGCTGGCCATCAAGGCCATGGCGGAGATTGGCATCGATATTTCCACGCATCACTCGAAGCACCTCGATACCTTCCTGAATGGCGACGTGGAAACCGTCATCACCGTCTGTGGAAATGCCGACCAGGTATGCCCCATGTTCCCTGGTCAGGTGAACCGCCACCACTTCCCCTTTGACGACCCCGCCCACGCCACCGGCACGGAAGAAGAACAGTTTCAAGTCTTCCGCCGCGTGCGAGATGAGATTCGCGCCGTCTTTTCCGCCTACGCTGCGGGCAGGCAGGATGCCGTGAAAGCACGCAGATAG
- a CDS encoding DUF6428 family protein → MNLQEFKGLLASQGNKHFRLQLPDGSPVPVSFHVTEVGHVKKTFIDCGGTMRTAEACQLQVWVGEDVDHRIEAKKAAAILEKAKSFLPDETIPVEIEYEDRVISQYTIVGHDIKDQSVVLKLGHKHTDCLAKELCGVPLKVGNATAPETTTSACCVGSGCCG, encoded by the coding sequence ATGAACCTGCAAGAATTCAAAGGGCTGCTCGCCAGCCAGGGAAACAAACACTTCCGCCTGCAACTGCCGGACGGCTCACCGGTGCCCGTCTCCTTCCACGTCACAGAAGTGGGCCATGTGAAGAAGACCTTCATCGACTGCGGAGGCACCATGCGCACCGCAGAAGCCTGCCAGCTCCAGGTTTGGGTGGGTGAGGATGTGGACCACCGCATCGAGGCGAAGAAGGCCGCGGCCATTCTGGAAAAGGCGAAGTCCTTCCTGCCGGACGAGACCATCCCCGTGGAGATAGAGTATGAGGACCGGGTGATTTCCCAATACACCATCGTAGGACATGATATCAAAGACCAGTCCGTGGTGTTGAAGCTGGGGCACAAGCACACCGACTGCCTTGCCAAGGAGCTCTGCGGTGTGCCGCTGAAGGTGGGCAACGCAACTGCACCCGAGACCACCACCTCCGCCTGCTGCGTAGGCTCCGGCTGCTGTGGATGA
- a CDS encoding DUF1573 domain-containing protein: MRRIYPALFIFALILTSCKRADLRELVPQKDPVVVPATKEGERIVIPITFHNSSNRQLRIEKISSSCSCAAIKEYAGTPVAAYGDIAVEVVVKVPAVVGLRETTIAVEYSINGETKFTQAKVRTWSEPRLGFMLYPKFGGHTQSEDGAISIRTGRRFSVVMPPEKLKTLTLLQTPTLLLETEGPAEVVPDAAGKYSRQRFLIHRTTTDVVPASISYFQAIIDPNQNSIRVERHSLAESHQATDVNINVLADVEKGEDGALTLVAHLPDWYTKYTPTKTDESHVTWMPKENGVLLKLPAINSESRVVRAQLSLTSVSENPRTINLSLIRILPP, translated from the coding sequence GTGAGACGAATCTATCCCGCCCTCTTCATTTTCGCCTTAATCTTGACTTCTTGCAAGCGCGCGGATCTCAGGGAACTAGTGCCGCAGAAAGATCCCGTGGTAGTTCCTGCGACCAAGGAAGGTGAGAGAATTGTCATTCCCATCACCTTTCACAATTCAAGTAACCGGCAACTCCGGATCGAGAAGATTTCCAGTTCGTGTTCTTGTGCGGCCATAAAGGAGTATGCGGGAACTCCGGTGGCAGCTTACGGAGATATTGCTGTGGAAGTAGTTGTCAAAGTACCCGCGGTTGTGGGGTTGCGTGAAACAACCATTGCTGTCGAGTATTCCATCAACGGAGAGACCAAGTTTACCCAAGCAAAAGTCCGCACATGGAGCGAACCCCGGCTTGGTTTCATGCTCTATCCCAAATTTGGAGGGCATACGCAATCCGAGGATGGAGCAATTTCGATTAGGACTGGTCGGCGATTTTCCGTGGTTATGCCCCCTGAAAAATTGAAGACATTGACTTTGCTTCAAACACCCACTCTGCTACTCGAAACCGAAGGTCCCGCAGAGGTGGTTCCAGACGCTGCCGGAAAATATAGCCGCCAGCGGTTTCTCATTCATCGAACTACGACAGATGTCGTGCCTGCATCAATCTCATATTTCCAAGCGATCATTGATCCGAACCAAAATTCCATTCGGGTTGAGCGTCATTCGTTGGCAGAGTCCCATCAGGCCACCGACGTCAATATCAACGTATTGGCTGACGTGGAGAAGGGTGAAGACGGTGCTTTGACCTTGGTCGCACATTTGCCCGACTGGTACACAAAATATACGCCGACTAAGACTGATGAATCTCATGTGACATGGATGCCCAAGGAGAATGGGGTTTTGCTCAAGCTACCAGCTATTAATTCAGAGTCCCGGGTCGTCAGGGCACAACTCAGCCTTACATCAGTGTCTGAAAACCCACGGACAATTAACTTGAGTTTGATACGGATCCTTCCGCCGTAG
- a CDS encoding MIP family channel protein: MKKLLAESLGTFVLIFAGTGAIVINEASGGAIGHAGIALTFGLVVLAMIYTFGDVSGAHLNPAVTVAFAVGRRFPWREVPAYMLAQVVGGFAASGLLRVLFPENGKLGATLPAGAWSQSFILEIVLTGILMLTILSVSTGAKEKGATAGIAIGAVIALEAMFAGPISGASMNPIRSLAPAVVSGHLEHLWVYLAAPVLGALLAVPLCIGVREPGCCGGACGKQQA; this comes from the coding sequence ATGAAGAAACTCCTCGCAGAATCCCTCGGCACCTTCGTGCTCATCTTCGCGGGCACGGGGGCCATCGTCATCAATGAGGCCAGCGGCGGCGCGATTGGGCACGCAGGCATTGCGCTCACCTTCGGCCTCGTGGTGCTGGCGATGATCTATACCTTCGGCGATGTGAGCGGGGCGCACCTGAATCCCGCCGTCACGGTCGCCTTCGCCGTGGGGCGCCGGTTCCCGTGGCGGGAGGTGCCAGCGTATATGCTGGCGCAGGTAGTGGGTGGCTTCGCCGCGAGCGGGCTGCTGCGCGTGCTCTTCCCTGAGAATGGCAAGCTCGGAGCCACCCTCCCGGCGGGCGCGTGGAGCCAGAGCTTCATCTTGGAAATCGTGCTCACGGGCATCCTCATGCTTACCATCCTGAGCGTGTCCACCGGGGCAAAGGAGAAGGGAGCCACCGCAGGCATCGCCATCGGGGCTGTCATTGCGCTGGAAGCCATGTTTGCCGGGCCCATCTCCGGTGCCTCCATGAATCCCATCCGCTCGCTCGCTCCGGCGGTGGTGAGCGGTCACCTGGAGCACCTATGGGTCTACCTTGCAGCTCCCGTGCTGGGGGCATTGCTGGCCGTGCCGCTGTGCATCGGCGTGCGCGAGCCTGGCTGCTGCGGTGGCGCATGCGGGAAGCAGCAGGCGTAG
- a CDS encoding PDZ domain-containing protein, with translation MSHKLKKHMRRVSVDDGHHESAGFARISLARFLVHTCVVGFVGASIFGGSVLHGQTPTDSKPAKPQPSPRGKLELKKLPIEVPRLDALVDGLGVHSKYIVQTVKEVLPSTKTSPGGVRTTRRIYERATDCLMVESWLNSNATEVSNSSTEKGEVEKILIFEKDAFYSCNAKGIWTKLQNFAEVRSDLSTSTPYGGSVHIFETLFAAPVLGLKIERIKKSCQDVMKEVAANPSKMSLMADQVGRATDLLMALQERPIRLKDAEMMPMLKMPSKGSETLITFLPENDKLIQSISLTRNGRLAGTCENLFLNEVVDKPTRPDQISRLLSPTLASGQNKKTTNFEAMEREWRALPPDRKAETLGAVLVPSAKGLKVLQVFPESNAKSMGLVPGDEIVAVDGAAVSDISAPMAIKMFVNKNVELTLANGKKYIKP, from the coding sequence ATGAGTCACAAGCTGAAGAAACATATGAGGAGGGTTTCCGTCGATGATGGTCATCATGAATCGGCCGGATTTGCGCGTATCTCCCTTGCGAGGTTTCTGGTCCATACTTGCGTAGTGGGATTCGTAGGAGCGAGCATCTTTGGCGGAAGTGTCCTGCATGGGCAAACGCCCACAGATAGCAAGCCAGCAAAGCCTCAACCGTCGCCGCGTGGAAAGCTGGAACTCAAGAAACTGCCGATCGAAGTTCCCAGGCTGGACGCCTTGGTTGACGGATTGGGAGTGCACAGCAAATATATCGTTCAAACTGTCAAGGAGGTGTTGCCATCCACCAAGACGAGCCCAGGAGGAGTCCGCACTACGAGACGTATTTATGAACGGGCTACAGACTGTCTGATGGTTGAGAGCTGGCTCAACTCCAATGCCACCGAGGTTTCCAACTCATCGACAGAGAAGGGGGAGGTGGAGAAGATCCTGATTTTTGAGAAGGATGCCTTCTATTCTTGTAATGCCAAGGGGATCTGGACAAAGCTGCAGAACTTTGCTGAGGTGCGGTCCGATTTGAGCACAAGCACTCCATACGGAGGTTCGGTACACATATTTGAGACTCTTTTCGCAGCGCCAGTCTTGGGCCTCAAAATTGAAAGGATAAAGAAGAGTTGCCAGGACGTCATGAAGGAAGTCGCGGCCAATCCGAGCAAGATGAGCCTGATGGCTGATCAGGTCGGAAGGGCGACGGATCTGTTGATGGCATTGCAAGAGAGGCCGATTCGACTGAAGGATGCTGAAATGATGCCAATGCTGAAGATGCCCAGCAAAGGCTCCGAAACTCTGATCACATTCCTCCCGGAAAACGACAAACTGATCCAATCCATCAGTTTGACGCGAAATGGCAGGCTTGCAGGCACATGTGAGAACCTCTTTCTCAACGAGGTGGTGGACAAGCCCACTCGACCGGATCAGATTTCGCGACTCCTATCACCGACGCTGGCATCAGGTCAGAACAAAAAAACAACAAACTTTGAGGCTATGGAGCGGGAGTGGCGCGCTCTGCCGCCCGATCGGAAGGCGGAAACTCTTGGGGCTGTCTTGGTTCCCTCTGCAAAGGGCCTCAAAGTTTTGCAGGTGTTTCCTGAGTCCAATGCAAAATCTATGGGGCTGGTTCCCGGGGACGAGATTGTCGCCGTGGATGGGGCTGCCGTGAGCGACATTTCAGCGCCGATGGCCATCAAAATGTTTGTAAATAAAAACGTAGAGTTAACACTCGCAAACGGAAAAAAATACATAAAACCATGA
- a CDS encoding rhodanese-like domain-containing protein yields MTTNNSPRHSLFRDAITAAVIAAVAFAIGIGTNFLRAKPLPWVYEPPARAMVAAIQEATATDGSSQETSGSPSSSPTGVTGGVRIVSLQETRQMVEAGNVLILDARPDLFHQLGHIKGAKNLSKKNFQQDFQTLKGTLDAAHGKKRPILVYCADIHCPDAGTVAGWLMEKGYGGLLIFEGGWAEWESAGLAG; encoded by the coding sequence ATGACGACGAATAACTCCCCGCGCCATTCACTTTTCAGAGATGCCATCACTGCCGCGGTCATCGCAGCGGTCGCGTTCGCGATCGGCATCGGGACCAACTTCTTGCGGGCCAAGCCACTGCCGTGGGTCTATGAACCACCGGCACGTGCCATGGTGGCCGCCATCCAGGAAGCGACTGCTACTGATGGCTCGTCCCAAGAAACATCGGGCAGCCCAAGCTCTTCACCTACTGGTGTCACGGGAGGTGTGCGCATCGTCAGCCTGCAAGAGACCCGCCAAATGGTGGAAGCCGGTAACGTGCTGATCCTCGACGCGCGACCGGACCTCTTCCATCAACTGGGGCACATCAAAGGGGCAAAGAATCTCTCCAAGAAGAACTTCCAGCAGGATTTTCAAACGCTCAAAGGAACCCTGGACGCAGCTCATGGAAAGAAGCGGCCCATCCTCGTTTATTGCGCGGATATCCACTGCCCTGACGCCGGCACCGTTGCTGGCTGGCTGATGGAAAAGGGATATGGCGGCCTCCTGATTTTCGAAGGGGGATGGGCGGAGTGGGAGTCGGCAGGTCTCGCCGGATAG
- a CDS encoding metalloregulator ArsR/SmtB family transcription factor has translation MKDLVAFAHALSDETRWRILQLICNEPLCVCELADVLKMPQSSVSSHVQVIRKAGLLDTEKCGKWVYYRLALNHRHLLSLLGEFFEVTTASDATLKADAKRAEKRLAERDESCCPLPTALTKLKPVTTRNLLKQSDPI, from the coding sequence ATGAAGGACCTCGTTGCTTTCGCCCACGCCCTTTCGGATGAGACCCGCTGGCGCATCCTCCAGCTCATCTGCAATGAACCGCTATGCGTCTGCGAACTGGCCGACGTCCTGAAGATGCCGCAGTCCTCCGTCTCCAGCCACGTGCAGGTCATTCGCAAGGCTGGCCTGCTGGACACGGAGAAATGTGGGAAATGGGTGTACTACCGTCTCGCGCTGAATCATCGGCACCTGCTCTCGCTGCTGGGAGAGTTTTTCGAGGTCACCACTGCCAGCGATGCAACACTGAAGGCGGATGCGAAGCGAGCGGAAAAGCGGCTGGCCGAGCGCGATGAGAGCTGCTGCCCCCTGCCTACGGCTCTGACGAAGCTGAAGCCCGTCACAACCAGGAACCTGCTCAAACAATCGGACCCCATCTAA
- a CDS encoding sigma-70 family RNA polymerase sigma factor, whose protein sequence is MNADLTCLQRYHQHDDAFAFQQLVQAHAGMVFATARRITQDAARAEEVAQETFLELARSAARVTESVGAWLHRVAWHKARDVVRADVTRRRYEEAAGEHLYMEREATWEKLEPLIDEAIEELPEKLRGPLVQHFFLNCSQQELAVELGVSQSTVSRLLNSGISELRSRLRSKHALCGSTLAVLLSANSTQAAPASLTASLGKLAISGTAAGSSSTSISSLTPALLAMNTTKVMLTTVAAATLIGVPLMLLNQGSKNAQSKPQAAAPPAKAAAPLRTLRAKTKMAETNTGEPAHHLPPPVSDAVRREVEGFIQRHQGMSWEQMSHDVEFQELNKRFLRLVNTPETLSKIEGAAVAIATLKHEGRDGAIQLGPTAENLGSPVFTSWVEAVVSNDPERTRDWVLNRLDGAAFEFGFDPTLEQTSDGVRVQLLPPRKPAKPDTEE, encoded by the coding sequence ATGAATGCCGACCTGACATGCCTGCAACGTTATCACCAGCACGATGACGCCTTTGCGTTTCAGCAACTGGTGCAGGCGCATGCAGGCATGGTCTTTGCCACGGCCCGACGGATCACACAGGACGCAGCCCGGGCGGAAGAGGTGGCTCAGGAGACCTTTCTGGAACTGGCACGTAGCGCGGCGCGCGTAACGGAGTCGGTGGGCGCGTGGCTGCACCGCGTCGCATGGCACAAGGCGAGGGACGTGGTGCGGGCGGATGTGACACGCCGCCGGTATGAGGAGGCCGCTGGCGAGCACCTCTACATGGAACGTGAGGCGACTTGGGAGAAACTGGAACCGCTCATCGATGAAGCGATAGAGGAACTGCCAGAGAAACTCCGCGGGCCCCTGGTCCAGCACTTCTTTTTGAACTGCTCGCAGCAGGAGCTGGCGGTCGAGCTCGGCGTGAGCCAGTCCACGGTGTCACGGCTGCTCAATTCCGGCATATCCGAGCTACGCTCACGACTGCGCAGCAAGCACGCCCTTTGCGGCAGCACTCTCGCAGTGCTGCTCAGCGCAAACTCGACGCAAGCGGCGCCAGCCTCCCTGACTGCCTCGCTCGGCAAGCTCGCGATCAGCGGCACGGCTGCCGGTTCTTCCAGCACCTCCATCTCCTCACTCACTCCCGCACTTCTTGCCATGAACACCACCAAGGTCATGCTCACCACCGTAGCGGCCGCCACCTTGATTGGAGTGCCCCTCATGCTTCTCAATCAAGGCAGCAAGAATGCCCAGTCCAAACCCCAGGCTGCCGCTCCACCCGCCAAGGCCGCAGCTCCCTTACGCACATTACGGGCCAAAACCAAAATGGCCGAGACCAACACTGGCGAACCGGCGCACCACCTTCCTCCTCCCGTGTCAGACGCCGTGCGACGGGAGGTAGAGGGCTTCATTCAACGTCACCAAGGCATGTCTTGGGAACAAATGTCTCATGACGTGGAATTCCAGGAACTGAACAAACGCTTCCTCCGCCTGGTGAATACACCTGAAACCCTGAGCAAGATCGAGGGCGCAGCCGTGGCGATTGCCACCTTGAAGCACGAAGGGCGCGACGGGGCCATACAGCTCGGACCCACCGCGGAAAATTTGGGCAGCCCCGTGTTTACGTCATGGGTCGAGGCTGTGGTCTCCAATGACCCCGAGCGAACCCGGGACTGGGTTCTCAACCGCTTGGATGGCGCTGCTTTCGAGTTTGGCTTTGACCCCACCCTGGAACAGACGAGTGACGGTGTCAGAGTTCAGCTGCTGCCGCCCCGAAAGCCTGCGAAGCCTGATACCGAGGAATAG
- a CDS encoding O-antigen ligase family protein, whose amino-acid sequence MRDYFFEGQLRLDWGFGNPNTTGALIAVLMIGAWLLAFWGRWGFWLSLLINVGLGACLVQTYSRGALVALIVGLVPLICVARRPWRRSQLIGIVVALMLLGGYAWQQRATQRYAKGIVTEDGSVSNRWLIYRMAPRMMWDAPEGWGWGRSGDAFRQWYQPTGRLEHYTHLISTHGTWLVEWGWPLRVSYVAAWALALTLCWPGKRNRWLAVGLGVTLSFAVSCTFTHVGREKWLWAGPAAALLLAVGARLWTRDFSWRRTIAATLGASAAVVALLVIWAQVVQPAHRIHLRRGVVEVGTAAPGATRAIGLLQPDHRVVGQFYGQRIRETLSTAEGTTLSFHVQWTADAVLNSGLDTVVVAGDAARGIANPLGSALSSARAVLLINPSEPSPQFAELVPKLPRVHQVHGQMWGGTSRYLWEALLASHERATTAQLPMSSLFVPKWTSCLVIPEIPGKS is encoded by the coding sequence ATGCGCGACTATTTCTTTGAGGGTCAACTAAGACTGGATTGGGGATTTGGAAATCCCAACACGACGGGTGCTTTGATCGCCGTGCTCATGATTGGAGCGTGGTTGTTGGCATTCTGGGGGAGGTGGGGTTTTTGGCTGTCATTGCTGATCAATGTCGGGCTGGGTGCCTGCCTCGTGCAGACCTATTCCCGCGGCGCACTGGTCGCTTTGATTGTCGGCTTGGTTCCTCTGATCTGCGTGGCCCGCCGTCCCTGGCGGAGGTCGCAATTGATAGGTATCGTGGTCGCGTTGATGCTCCTTGGGGGATATGCATGGCAACAACGGGCCACACAGCGCTACGCCAAGGGGATAGTCACGGAGGACGGATCCGTCTCCAATCGTTGGCTCATCTACCGCATGGCGCCGCGCATGATGTGGGACGCACCGGAAGGCTGGGGGTGGGGGAGATCCGGTGATGCCTTCCGGCAGTGGTACCAGCCCACGGGGCGCCTGGAGCACTATACGCACCTGATCAGCACGCATGGCACCTGGCTGGTAGAGTGGGGTTGGCCGCTGCGAGTTAGCTACGTGGCAGCATGGGCGTTGGCACTCACCCTTTGCTGGCCCGGCAAACGCAACCGCTGGCTGGCGGTGGGCTTGGGCGTGACCCTGTCATTCGCAGTTTCATGCACCTTTACCCACGTGGGCAGGGAGAAGTGGTTGTGGGCAGGTCCCGCGGCAGCATTGCTGCTGGCGGTAGGAGCACGTCTGTGGACGCGCGACTTCTCCTGGCGCCGGACCATCGCTGCTACCCTCGGTGCGAGTGCCGCGGTCGTCGCGCTGCTGGTGATATGGGCGCAGGTCGTTCAGCCCGCGCACCGCATTCATCTCCGCCGTGGGGTGGTCGAAGTGGGCACAGCTGCACCGGGTGCCACCCGCGCCATTGGCTTGCTTCAGCCGGACCACCGTGTAGTCGGCCAGTTCTATGGCCAGCGCATTCGCGAGACGCTGAGCACTGCCGAGGGAACTACTCTGTCATTCCATGTGCAGTGGACTGCAGATGCAGTGTTAAACTCAGGCCTTGATACGGTAGTGGTCGCGGGGGATGCTGCCAGGGGTATCGCAAATCCCTTGGGCTCTGCGCTCTCCTCCGCCCGCGCGGTGTTGTTGATCAATCCTTCCGAGCCCTCTCCCCAGTTTGCCGAACTCGTGCCAAAACTGCCACGCGTGCATCAGGTGCATGGGCAGATGTGGGGTGGCACCTCCAGATATCTCTGGGAAGCCCTGCTGGCCTCTCACGAGAGAGCCACCACCGCACAACTGCCCATGTCCAGCCTGTTTGTCCCGAAATGGACCAGTTGCCTGGTCATTCCAGAGATCCCCGGCAAGTCATGA